A window of the Desulfobacula toluolica Tol2 genome harbors these coding sequences:
- a CDS encoding aromatic amino acid lyase has translation MPIKENTLILDGYTLTLEELMKAGTDLSIKVEIDDKNWPKIRDCRDLVDKWANEERCIYGVNTSCGGLVDHLLPKERDNDFQKNLVRSVTTQVGEPFEDTLVRKFMIARANSLCRGFSGIKEKNLRIYLDMINNHVFPVIPRKGSLGTSGDLGPLGCIASVAFGEWKAKYNGKVMPGKEAMEAAGVELMFLNAKEGLSLINGTSGMVGLACTVITEAKNTLKNSDIIAAFAIETLMGRINPFDVRVHAQKYHPGQYATAMNLTKLLTGSDLAIDEQELSLTLQAVLKKHEGIAVADIPVEDAYSIRCTPQFVGPTKEAVAHAEEVLLRELNSSNDNPLIFTEWDTFIHNGHFHGQPISFAMDCLGIAMINLGVVSDRRIDRFMDEHHSTGLPPFLCKGDTGVRMGLMGGQFMTTSLVAENRTLAIPASIQSITSTADFQDIVSFGLIAGRKARKIVENTNHILSFELMCAAQAADLRGIEKLSPAGKIMHAAVRETLPYLDHDKVYIDHMEELKARIESGEFVERVEKEIGELLIVHEKE, from the coding sequence ATGCCAATCAAAGAAAATACTTTAATTCTTGACGGTTACACATTAACACTTGAAGAACTTATGAAAGCCGGGACTGATCTGTCTATCAAAGTTGAGATTGATGATAAAAACTGGCCCAAGATTCGTGATTGCAGGGATTTGGTTGATAAATGGGCCAATGAAGAACGGTGTATCTATGGCGTAAATACAAGTTGTGGCGGTCTGGTTGACCATCTTCTGCCAAAAGAAAGAGATAACGATTTTCAGAAAAACCTTGTCAGGAGTGTCACCACACAGGTTGGCGAGCCCTTTGAGGATACGCTTGTCAGAAAGTTCATGATCGCCAGGGCAAACTCTCTTTGTCGCGGTTTCTCCGGTATTAAGGAAAAAAATCTGAGAATCTATCTGGATATGATTAACAATCACGTTTTCCCGGTTATCCCCAGAAAAGGATCTCTTGGAACCAGTGGTGATCTTGGTCCATTGGGTTGTATTGCAAGTGTTGCTTTTGGTGAATGGAAAGCAAAATATAATGGAAAAGTAATGCCGGGTAAGGAAGCAATGGAAGCGGCAGGTGTAGAGCTTATGTTCTTGAATGCCAAAGAAGGATTGTCTCTTATTAATGGTACTTCCGGGATGGTCGGTCTTGCCTGTACCGTTATTACTGAAGCCAAGAATACATTGAAAAACTCTGACATTATAGCCGCATTTGCCATTGAGACTCTAATGGGAAGAATCAATCCTTTTGATGTAAGAGTTCATGCACAAAAATATCATCCGGGTCAATATGCAACTGCCATGAATCTGACCAAGCTTTTGACCGGCAGTGATTTGGCCATTGATGAACAGGAACTCTCTTTGACACTTCAGGCTGTACTCAAAAAACATGAAGGCATTGCTGTTGCGGATATCCCTGTTGAAGATGCCTACTCTATTCGTTGTACTCCTCAGTTTGTAGGTCCTACAAAAGAAGCTGTAGCCCATGCTGAGGAAGTCCTTTTAAGAGAGCTGAATTCCAGTAATGACAATCCTTTGATATTTACGGAATGGGATACTTTTATTCATAACGGACATTTTCATGGTCAGCCCATTTCATTTGCAATGGATTGCCTGGGAATCGCCATGATAAATTTGGGTGTTGTCAGTGACCGGAGAATTGACCGGTTTATGGATGAACATCACAGTACAGGTCTGCCTCCCTTCTTGTGTAAAGGAGATACCGGGGTTCGCATGGGGCTTATGGGCGGTCAGTTTATGACAACCTCTCTTGTGGCGGAAAACAGAACTCTTGCCATTCCGGCTTCCATTCAGTCTATCACATCGACGGCAGACTTTCAGGATATCGTCAGCTTTGGCCTGATTGCCGGAAGAAAAGCCAGGAAGATTGTTGAGAATACCAACCATATACTCTCCTTTGAGTTGATGTGCGCTGCCCAGGCTGCGGATTTAAGAGGTATTGAAAAATTGAGTCCTGCCGGTAAAATAATGCATGCAGCAGTTCGTGAAACCCTTCCGTACCTGGATCATGATAAAGTTTATATTGATCATATGGAAGAACTCAAAGCCCGGATTGAATCAGGTGAGTTTGTAGAAAGAGTTGAAAAAGAAATTGGCGAACTATTGATTGTTCACGAAAAAGAATAA
- a CDS encoding class I adenylate-forming enzyme family protein — protein MNYSGYASIHARHNPEKICLIERTPETGQRRSFTWKEFNDEINRTANFLANEMGVKHGDFVMHLQNNSLEWVLTYYAIIRLGAVVVPLNFRFEGTDVLYAAEVCNPDVFILGSEFLKVVQPIQKDLTTIKNYICIGDDVPDDMINFKAVQNYEDTSDALVEVDRDHSLAMMFTSGTTGKPKPVLHTHFSLNSIAVSNGMTYSVQKDDNYLIFLPLYHSGTMFLWAPFYATGATGTIVKDLKNPKSIIEAIAAEKCTDTLFVVPIGIAILNAIENGELNLDDYDLSSWKYMEIGAQPVPYDTMKLVVEKLPCRVSNIYGITEGGGGGSFNLYPEDVLEKPGSIGKPTFGVEAKIVGPTGEELPDGSVGELVFRTPRMMREYYSNPEKTIETLKDGWLYTGDLLRKDKDGYFYIVDRMKDMITSGGENIFPVEIEDALMDHPDIDDVACIGYPDDRLVEIVLAVVQTKEGKHLTEEDVIEFAKSKISLYKVPRKVLFDHVPRNPTGKLMKPQLREKFTGRKEAFKQLV, from the coding sequence TTGAATTATTCAGGTTACGCTTCAATTCATGCCCGGCATAATCCGGAAAAAATTTGTCTGATTGAACGAACCCCGGAAACGGGTCAAAGACGATCTTTCACTTGGAAAGAATTTAACGATGAGATTAATCGAACAGCGAATTTTTTGGCAAATGAGATGGGGGTAAAGCATGGTGATTTTGTCATGCACCTTCAGAACAATTCCCTTGAATGGGTGTTGACGTATTATGCAATTATTCGGTTGGGTGCAGTTGTTGTTCCGCTCAATTTCCGTTTCGAAGGTACGGATGTCCTCTATGCAGCCGAAGTTTGCAATCCAGATGTTTTTATTCTTGGATCTGAATTTTTAAAGGTTGTTCAACCCATTCAAAAAGATCTTACTACCATTAAAAATTATATTTGCATCGGCGATGATGTACCGGATGACATGATTAATTTTAAAGCCGTGCAGAATTATGAAGATACTTCGGATGCATTGGTTGAAGTTGACAGGGATCATTCCCTGGCAATGATGTTTACATCTGGTACAACTGGCAAACCTAAACCTGTTTTACACACTCATTTTTCTTTGAATAGTATAGCTGTGAGCAATGGGATGACATATTCTGTTCAAAAAGATGATAATTACCTGATTTTTCTTCCGTTGTATCATTCCGGCACCATGTTTTTATGGGCCCCTTTTTATGCCACAGGCGCAACAGGAACCATTGTAAAAGATTTGAAAAATCCCAAATCAATCATTGAAGCAATTGCTGCAGAAAAATGTACAGACACTCTCTTTGTTGTCCCCATTGGTATTGCCATTCTTAATGCAATTGAAAATGGTGAGTTAAATCTGGATGACTATGATCTTTCATCATGGAAGTATATGGAAATAGGCGCACAGCCGGTACCTTATGATACCATGAAGCTGGTGGTGGAAAAACTGCCGTGTAGAGTATCCAATATCTATGGTATCACAGAGGGTGGCGGTGGAGGCAGCTTTAACCTCTATCCGGAAGATGTTCTGGAAAAACCGGGTTCCATTGGAAAACCAACCTTTGGTGTTGAAGCCAAAATTGTTGGTCCTACTGGAGAGGAACTTCCTGACGGATCTGTGGGTGAGCTGGTATTCAGGACACCCAGAATGATGCGGGAATATTATTCAAATCCTGAAAAAACGATAGAAACCCTGAAAGATGGTTGGCTTTATACAGGAGATCTATTAAGGAAAGACAAAGACGGTTATTTTTATATTGTTGATCGAATGAAAGATATGATTACCAGTGGTGGTGAAAATATTTTTCCGGTTGAAATTGAAGATGCGCTGATGGATCATCCTGATATAGATGATGTAGCATGTATAGGATATCCGGATGACCGGCTGGTGGAAATAGTTCTTGCTGTTGTTCAAACCAAAGAAGGCAAACATTTGACTGAAGAAGATGTGATTGAGTTTGCAAAATCAAAGATATCTCTTTACAAGGTGCCTCGTAAGGTTCTTTTTGATCATGTTCCTCGAAATCCAACAGGAAAACTCATGAAACCACAACTTAGGGAAAAATTTACAGGTCGTAAGGAGGCGTTTAAACAACTTGTTTAA
- a CDS encoding MoaD/ThiS family protein yields the protein MKVNFRIEGIPALYKLMKKRKKLDFVFNGNTLQDLVNGLISKFGPSVKTILLDKKDEIDIEYRVAVNMIKHLPYGERMDEVLNEGDVVHIMTVG from the coding sequence ATGAAGGTAAATTTTAGAATTGAAGGGATACCGGCTCTTTATAAACTGATGAAAAAACGGAAAAAGCTGGATTTTGTTTTTAATGGGAATACATTGCAGGATCTGGTCAATGGTTTGATAAGTAAGTTTGGCCCTAGCGTCAAAACAATTTTATTAGACAAAAAGGATGAAATAGATATTGAATACCGGGTAGCTGTCAACATGATCAAACATCTTCCCTATGGCGAGAGGATGGATGAGGTATTAAATGAAGGTGATGTCGTTCATATTATGACCGTTGGCTGA
- a CDS encoding TRAP transporter substrate-binding protein — protein sequence MKLGKCLVLLLVLFVGSFIVTSSVFAKKESSLDKWKPNFDPKGAKYKCIISNVSTPALVGTYAGFEIRDELWKRTNGQIYVDFKPLSILGGEVEVLNMLQMGAVQGMGVSSVASTNLGPRFGIVNLPFLIDSFEKLDNFIANKKLFDHFLNAMDHQGITGLDITGYGNYGWATTEPVQTIADAKKIKFRTAEAAVNQLSYRNWGFNPVSMPWPDVQIALKQGVITGLDHTPAVCNLTKKFEVAKNFTQLNYAQGLFIWIFNKAWLARLPKDLRETFVSTVHDVCAENRRRTATWEMENIESAKANGVEFFKLSEEEMRILKDQSKGAYDRYAQEINQIYPGDTYKPLNFLKEVQDFLQ from the coding sequence ATGAAGCTTGGCAAATGTTTAGTATTACTGCTTGTTTTGTTTGTTGGATCATTTATCGTTACGTCTTCTGTTTTTGCAAAAAAAGAAAGTTCGCTTGATAAATGGAAACCGAATTTTGATCCCAAAGGAGCAAAATACAAATGCATTATTTCAAATGTTTCAACGCCAGCTCTGGTCGGGACATATGCCGGTTTTGAGATCAGGGATGAACTTTGGAAAAGAACAAATGGTCAGATCTATGTTGATTTTAAACCCCTATCAATTCTTGGTGGTGAAGTAGAGGTTTTAAACATGCTTCAGATGGGTGCTGTTCAAGGTATGGGGGTGAGTTCTGTTGCTTCTACCAACCTTGGGCCCCGTTTTGGAATAGTGAACCTTCCTTTTCTTATCGACTCGTTTGAAAAATTAGATAATTTCATTGCCAACAAGAAATTGTTTGATCACTTCTTGAATGCCATGGATCATCAAGGAATTACAGGTCTTGATATCACGGGTTATGGAAATTACGGATGGGCAACCACTGAGCCGGTTCAAACCATTGCAGACGCAAAAAAGATTAAATTCAGAACTGCCGAGGCTGCCGTGAACCAGTTAAGTTATCGAAACTGGGGGTTTAATCCTGTTTCCATGCCTTGGCCTGATGTTCAGATTGCTTTAAAACAAGGTGTTATAACAGGTTTGGATCATACACCAGCTGTGTGCAACCTGACAAAAAAATTTGAAGTGGCAAAGAATTTTACGCAATTAAATTATGCCCAGGGACTGTTTATCTGGATTTTTAACAAAGCCTGGCTTGCAAGGCTTCCCAAGGATTTGAGAGAAACATTTGTTTCCACTGTTCATGATGTGTGTGCTGAAAACAGGAGAAGAACAGCAACATGGGAAATGGAAAATATTGAATCTGCAAAAGCAAACGGGGTTGAATTTTTCAAGTTGTCTGAAGAGGAAATGAGAATCCTTAAAGATCAAAGCAAAGGGGCTTATGACAGGTATGCACAGGAAATTAACCAGATCTATCCCGGCGATACCTATAAACCTTTGAATTTCTTAAAAGAAGTTCAGGATTTCTTGCAATAA
- a CDS encoding Lrp/AsnC family transcriptional regulator, with product MVLDKIDKQILNTLQENGKTTNSKLSKIVGISAPATLERVKRLELAGVISHFTAILDPEKIGFSIMAIVNIGLSLSSLSSVAVIKEEFTALDEVIECYQIAGANDFILKVIAKDIKSYGEFMNMKLTQIEGIQVVKSSFVIDNVKDKKLLVLDLDEEYEV from the coding sequence ATGGTTCTGGATAAAATTGACAAACAGATTTTGAATACACTCCAGGAAAATGGAAAAACAACAAATTCTAAATTGTCTAAGATTGTCGGTATTTCTGCCCCTGCAACCCTTGAAAGGGTAAAGCGACTGGAGCTTGCAGGGGTAATCTCTCATTTTACAGCCATACTTGATCCTGAAAAAATCGGATTTTCAATCATGGCTATTGTGAATATCGGCTTAAGCTTGAGTAGCCTTTCTTCTGTGGCTGTTATAAAAGAAGAATTCACTGCTCTGGATGAAGTGATTGAGTGCTACCAGATTGCCGGTGCAAATGATTTTATCTTAAAGGTGATTGCAAAGGATATTAAATCCTATGGTGAATTTATGAATATGAAGCTCACACAGATAGAAGGGATTCAAGTTGTTAAATCTTCTTTTGTGATTGATAATGTCAAAGATAAGAAGTTGCTCGTGCTTGATCTGGATGAGGAATACGAAGTGTAA
- a CDS encoding CTP synthase, whose product MAKNTKYIFVTGGVLSSLGKGLASAAIGMLLESRGLTVTIQKLDPYINVDPGTMNPFQHGEVFVTDDGAETDLDLGHYERFTNAKLGKNNNFTTGKIYDQVITKERKGEYLGGTVQVIPHITDEIKQSICLVSDDADVVIVEIGGTIGDIESLPFLEAIRQFKADAGASNVIYIHLTLVPYIKTACEVKTKPTQHSVKELRSIGIQPDILLCRTESYLSREIKAKIALFCNVDTDAVFTAKDVDCIYEVPLVYNKEGLGDTILKKLNIWARAPQLDEWREMVERLKNPRFSVNIAIVGKYVDLTESYKSLNEALAHGGISNDARVNLQYVDSTTLTEANVVQILSASDGVLVPGGFGTRGIEGKILAAKYARENKVPYFGICLGMHMAVIEIARNLLNLEDANGEEFDPYTPYPVIYLMKEWYDEHTKQIEKRDEKSDKGGTMRLGAYPCKLVPETFAMAAYKQEEISERHRHRYEFNNEYKDRLIDEAGLVISGTSPDHELVEIVELKDHPWYLGCQFHPEFKSKPGNPHPLFRDFIKASLKNAKKQVMIKK is encoded by the coding sequence ATGGCTAAGAACACCAAGTATATTTTTGTTACCGGAGGCGTATTGTCATCTTTAGGCAAAGGACTCGCATCCGCTGCCATAGGAATGCTGCTTGAAAGCCGCGGCCTGACGGTTACCATTCAAAAACTTGATCCCTATATAAATGTTGATCCCGGAACGATGAATCCGTTCCAGCATGGTGAAGTATTTGTAACTGATGATGGAGCGGAAACAGATCTTGATTTGGGCCATTATGAGCGGTTTACCAATGCAAAATTGGGTAAGAATAATAATTTTACCACCGGCAAAATTTATGACCAGGTAATTACCAAGGAGCGCAAGGGGGAATATCTTGGCGGAACGGTGCAGGTCATCCCCCATATTACCGATGAGATCAAGCAGAGCATCTGTCTGGTATCTGATGATGCAGATGTTGTGATTGTTGAGATCGGCGGCACCATTGGGGATATTGAATCTTTGCCTTTTCTGGAGGCTATCCGGCAGTTTAAGGCGGATGCAGGAGCATCCAATGTTATTTATATTCATCTGACCCTTGTCCCTTATATTAAAACTGCTTGCGAAGTGAAAACAAAACCCACGCAGCACAGCGTTAAAGAACTTCGAAGTATTGGCATTCAGCCGGATATTCTTCTTTGCAGAACCGAAAGCTATCTGTCCCGGGAAATTAAAGCCAAGATCGCACTTTTTTGTAATGTGGATACTGATGCGGTTTTTACGGCAAAGGATGTGGACTGTATTTATGAAGTCCCGCTGGTCTATAATAAGGAAGGGCTTGGTGATACAATATTAAAGAAACTGAACATCTGGGCCAGGGCACCGCAGTTGGATGAATGGCGGGAAATGGTTGAAAGACTTAAAAATCCGAGATTTTCAGTTAATATCGCTATTGTTGGCAAATATGTTGATTTGACGGAAAGTTATAAAAGTCTCAACGAAGCACTTGCCCACGGCGGAATATCAAATGATGCCAGGGTTAATCTTCAATATGTCGATTCTACAACACTTACGGAAGCCAACGTTGTTCAAATTCTTTCCGCAAGCGACGGGGTTCTTGTACCGGGCGGATTTGGCACAAGAGGGATTGAAGGCAAGATTTTAGCGGCAAAATACGCAAGAGAGAATAAGGTGCCCTATTTTGGGATTTGTCTGGGGATGCACATGGCAGTTATTGAAATCGCAAGGAATCTGCTGAATCTTGAAGATGCCAATGGTGAAGAGTTTGATCCTTATACTCCTTATCCTGTGATTTACCTTATGAAAGAATGGTATGACGAGCATACAAAGCAGATTGAAAAACGTGATGAAAAGTCTGATAAAGGCGGCACAATGCGTCTTGGAGCATATCCTTGTAAACTGGTTCCAGAGACGTTTGCAATGGCAGCCTATAAACAAGAGGAAATTTCAGAGCGTCACCGTCATCGTTATGAGTTTAACAATGAATATAAAGACCGACTGATAGATGAGGCAGGGCTTGTCATAAGCGGCACTTCGCCTGATCATGAATTGGTTGAGATTGTTGAACTTAAAGATCATCCGTGGTATCTTGGGTGTCAGTTTCATCCGGAATTCAAATCAAAACCCGGAAATCCGCATCCATTATTCAGGGATTTTATCAAAGCATCATTGAAAAATGCCAAAAAGCAAGTCATGATTAAAAAATAA
- a CDS encoding TRAP transporter small permease, producing the protein MLGKTLKKLDTIFTNVEEWTLFIIVMAALMSLFANVVLRYGFNYTLAWSEELVRIVMIYSTFVGASVAVKQRAMIRIDAVVQIFPKLKPGLTLYTNLLMLVFAWMMVFYGYRMTHLQLLTHQKTIIMQIPLVIVYAIMPVMGVMIFIRTIQVIIQDIRSK; encoded by the coding sequence ATGCTTGGGAAAACTTTAAAAAAATTAGACACTATTTTTACAAATGTTGAAGAGTGGACACTTTTTATTATTGTTATGGCGGCATTAATGTCACTTTTTGCCAATGTTGTTTTGAGATACGGATTTAATTATACCCTTGCCTGGAGTGAGGAACTGGTTCGTATCGTGATGATTTATTCAACCTTTGTCGGGGCCAGTGTGGCTGTTAAACAGCGGGCAATGATCCGGATAGATGCTGTTGTCCAGATTTTCCCAAAGCTTAAACCGGGCCTGACACTTTATACCAACCTGTTGATGCTTGTTTTTGCATGGATGATGGTATTCTATGGTTATAGAATGACTCATTTGCAGTTATTAACCCATCAGAAAACCATCATTATGCAGATTCCTCTTGTCATTGTTTATGCCATAATGCCTGTAATGGGCGTTATGATATTTATCCGGACGATTCAGGTAATTATTCAAGATATAAGATCTAAATAA
- a CDS encoding aspartate aminotransferase family protein gives MIEEQIEKKIEDAYKEKFPVSKERHEQLINYIPGGATRSLSYFKPYPIHIDYGQGAYVYTHEGHKLLDVTNAYGAIVHGHGDPDVVRAVRDGIAKGSQYSTPTDGQYKLAKLLCERVPGFDKVRFLNSGTEATLFVMRTARAYTGKDKILKMIGGFHGTHDSVAASTKKNVITAGIPEGMTEAILEVPFNDFDALEKTVKENASELAAVIMEPFLGAGGVVLPKPGYLEHVRKVTSDNNVLLIFDEIFSYRVNTGGCQKLFGVIPDLTTVGKVVGGGLPIGVFGGKEEIMNIFCHENTEKPLYHSGTFNGYETVMQAGYAALSKYDEAAVAYVNKLGDQFKNGLLESFKANRLNIQANQIGSLLNIHFVNEPITNADQVLKSEEQLHRLMHLSLLNKGIFTIPRGLFILSTAITEEEIDLLVNKIDETLKELLPLIEEKYNHLLL, from the coding sequence ATGATTGAAGAGCAAATTGAAAAGAAAATTGAAGATGCATATAAGGAAAAATTTCCGGTTTCCAAGGAGCGTCATGAGCAACTTATCAATTATATTCCCGGTGGTGCGACCAGAAGCTTAAGTTATTTTAAACCTTATCCCATTCATATTGATTATGGACAGGGAGCGTATGTCTATACTCATGAAGGGCATAAATTACTTGATGTCACCAATGCTTATGGAGCTATTGTCCATGGGCATGGTGATCCGGATGTTGTTCGGGCTGTTCGGGACGGTATTGCAAAGGGTTCTCAGTACTCTACCCCTACGGATGGGCAGTATAAGCTGGCAAAGCTCTTATGTGAAAGGGTGCCTGGTTTTGATAAGGTAAGGTTTTTGAATTCAGGAACAGAAGCCACTTTGTTTGTTATGAGAACGGCAAGAGCTTATACCGGGAAAGACAAGATTCTGAAAATGATCGGCGGATTTCATGGAACCCATGACAGTGTGGCTGCATCAACAAAAAAGAATGTTATCACTGCCGGTATTCCAGAAGGAATGACCGAGGCTATTTTAGAAGTACCTTTTAATGACTTTGATGCCCTTGAAAAAACGGTTAAGGAAAATGCTTCTGAGCTGGCTGCCGTAATAATGGAACCTTTCCTTGGCGCCGGTGGCGTAGTCCTGCCAAAGCCCGGTTATCTTGAACATGTAAGAAAAGTTACTTCGGATAATAACGTCCTGTTGATTTTTGATGAGATTTTTTCTTACAGGGTAAATACAGGCGGTTGCCAGAAACTTTTTGGCGTGATTCCGGATCTGACAACGGTTGGAAAAGTTGTGGGAGGCGGGCTTCCCATTGGTGTGTTTGGTGGTAAAGAAGAGATAATGAATATCTTTTGCCATGAAAACACGGAAAAGCCATTGTATCATTCAGGAACATTTAACGGGTATGAAACAGTTATGCAGGCCGGATATGCGGCTTTGTCCAAATATGATGAAGCTGCAGTGGCCTATGTAAATAAACTGGGGGATCAATTTAAAAATGGTCTTTTGGAAAGCTTTAAAGCCAACAGATTAAATATTCAGGCTAACCAGATTGGGTCTTTGCTCAATATTCATTTTGTCAATGAACCCATAACAAATGCTGATCAGGTTTTGAAATCAGAAGAACAGCTCCATCGGCTGATGCATTTGTCTTTATTGAATAAAGGGATTTTTACAATTCCAAGGGGATTGTTTATTTTGTCCACTGCAATTACAGAAGAAGAAATCGATCTTCTGGTCAATAAAATAGATGAAACTCTGAAAGAATTGTTGCCTTTGATTGAAGAAAAATATAACCATTTACTTTTATAA
- a CDS encoding alpha/beta hydrolase has product MKSHVTIHCKNIQLESILQEKDNQRAVIICHPHPLYGGNMDNPVVMTIAESFFEKGFTTLRFNFRGTCNSTGMFDDGNGEQEDVKAVMSWLNEQGYKKISLAGYSFGARMNALVVSKGCEIEDHVMVSPPVGFMSFDDIEKMPSTGLIVTGSNDEIAPSDLVQDHIHRWRIAPSYQIIEDCDHFYSGCLGKLKSVLTDYLSEK; this is encoded by the coding sequence ATGAAATCACACGTCACGATTCACTGTAAAAATATTCAACTCGAGAGCATTTTGCAAGAAAAAGATAATCAAAGGGCTGTCATTATCTGTCATCCTCATCCGCTTTATGGCGGGAATATGGATAATCCTGTGGTGATGACCATTGCTGAATCTTTTTTTGAAAAAGGATTTACAACTCTTAGATTTAACTTCAGGGGAACCTGTAACAGCACAGGTATGTTTGATGATGGAAACGGGGAGCAGGAGGATGTAAAGGCTGTCATGTCCTGGCTGAATGAACAGGGTTACAAAAAGATTTCTCTTGCAGGATATTCTTTTGGAGCAAGAATGAATGCCCTGGTGGTTTCAAAAGGATGTGAAATTGAAGACCATGTTATGGTATCGCCGCCTGTTGGATTTATGAGCTTTGATGATATTGAAAAAATGCCTTCTACCGGCTTGATTGTGACCGGTAGCAATGATGAAATCGCGCCTTCAGACTTGGTTCAAGATCATATCCATCGTTGGCGGATTGCCCCGAGTTATCAGATTATTGAAGATTGTGACCATTTTTATTCGGGCTGCCTGGGTAAGCTTAAAAGCGTTTTAACAGATTATTTGTCTGAAAAGTAA
- a CDS encoding BKACE family enzyme, translated as MKNKIIISAAITGSIHVPTMSDYLPITPDEIVEDAVKAHEAGAAIAHLHVRNPENGFPSSDPELFKEVLSKIKARCDMVLQITTGGGMNQTTPEKLIPVKEFEPEMCSFDPAPFNFGIFQIAGRYKEYKYDWEPEYLELCKNISFKPTFSDDEIYGKTFMEIGTKPEFEIYELGHVSYVKWLLEENLTEGPPHLQFVFGPMVGWMTPSVKHLVLIYDEAKEVLGEGNFTWSVAAGGRFQIPITTTAMAMGAQNVRVGLEDSIYAGKGILAKASADQVNIVKRIAKELSLEPATPEETRQILGLKGLDKVNF; from the coding sequence ATGAAGAATAAAATAATCATTAGTGCTGCTATTACAGGATCTATTCACGTTCCAACCATGAGTGATTACCTTCCAATAACTCCTGACGAGATTGTGGAGGATGCGGTAAAGGCCCATGAGGCCGGTGCTGCCATTGCTCATCTTCATGTACGAAATCCTGAAAACGGGTTTCCATCGTCTGATCCTGAACTTTTTAAGGAAGTCTTGTCAAAAATAAAAGCAAGATGTGATATGGTACTTCAGATCACAACCGGTGGTGGTATGAACCAGACTACACCGGAAAAATTGATTCCTGTCAAAGAATTTGAACCTGAAATGTGTTCGTTTGATCCCGCACCGTTTAATTTCGGTATATTTCAGATTGCGGGCCGTTATAAGGAATACAAATATGATTGGGAACCAGAATACTTAGAACTCTGCAAAAATATTTCTTTTAAACCCACATTCAGTGATGATGAGATTTATGGTAAAACCTTCATGGAAATAGGTACCAAGCCTGAATTTGAGATTTATGAATTGGGACATGTTTCATATGTTAAATGGCTTCTTGAAGAAAATTTGACAGAAGGACCTCCTCATCTCCAGTTTGTATTCGGTCCCATGGTAGGATGGATGACACCCTCGGTCAAACATTTGGTTTTAATTTATGATGAGGCAAAAGAAGTGCTTGGCGAAGGAAATTTTACCTGGTCGGTGGCAGCCGGTGGAAGATTTCAGATTCCCATCACCACGACTGCCATGGCAATGGGAGCACAAAATGTTCGAGTCGGACTTGAAGACTCTATCTATGCTGGCAAAGGGATACTGGCAAAAGCCAGTGCGGATCAGGTAAACATAGTTAAACGGATTGCAAAGGAATTGAGCCTTGAGCCTGCCACCCCTGAAGAGACAAGACAGATCCTTGGGTTGAAGGGGCTTGATAAAGTTAATTTCTAA